ATGAGATAAGAAGCCTAGGTGGGCTAGGCTTCTGATATGATGTGATAagcctttttattttgtttgaaaagtcaCGAATATGGATGATAGATACAGATCAGTCTTTCTTCCAAGAGTTTGAGTTGCAGTTGAACACCATCAGGTCATGCCAATCAGATATCCAACCTTATAAATACAAGACTTTGTGCATCGAAAAAAGCCTCTCCAATTCAatacacaaattgccatgcgcAAAGTTTCTCAACACCTTTTGAgattttatccttctcctctttctctcgaCAACACATCTTGAGTTTGGATAACAGCACTATGAAGGCAACCggcaacatcttcagtttggatagtttggataaacagcactggagCTGTAGAATCAACCGATCaagaagcaccttcagtttggataaacaacactgtttcgagaccgactggttatttatccaagtctcggtcgacaaggattttcgagtccttgttggtataggtcatctcatcagcctttttgacaaagtgaggtgttaccaggttactatattcggcacattgaaagccgaatttgatattgaactttgcagaactagtagccttgtcttcaggctctagaacccgaaggttgAGATGTGTTCCTTCATCGGCTGCAGCCTGCAGTCACGAGATCAATAAGTCAGCAACACGCTCGACGCGACATCAGCATATTTTACTCCCTGATCGAGCTCAGCCAACAAGTTGGCATGCCtcgcacacaaccgaatgacgtaatTAGTTTATTAATTACTCAACATGCATGCCACGTagacttggtagtttttagggtcaacaattaCAAAGTATAAATTTTGTTGTCCATCATGTATTACAATACGTGTATTAAGTATATCAATATAGTATTGTACAATATTATACATATATGCACGTAGGTAAGTTTTCTGTTACAACTTAAAGAGAGAAGAGTCTCGTTGTTGAACAATGCAATCTCACAGTAAAAAATTCAGAGAATAAAGTACAATTTATATTGAATGGTTACACGCCTAGTTACAATATTGAAAAATACAATCTTACATCATAAATAAGTTGAAACTAGACTAGAGTTACTCTTTCACGCCATGAAATTTTTGCAAAGCCAATGTTACTCTTTCCCACAACGAGTCAAACCAAATTACCAAAAAAGGAAATTAATATTTCCATATCGTGACACCATTAATAGTTATTGACAAAATCATAACTGTCAATCAGTTACTTGCTCTACCATAATCTCTAAGTTTCTTTCTATTTGAATAGTTACGATTAAATCACatcaatattttgtattaactttattttttgaaagagaattaaaaaatgaaagtgAGAGGCCACTTAATACTAatgtttagtggtattcctcttttcttgtaagtgagaggttttaggtttgattctctcaaatgcgaatttgaaccacattattgttagcctattgtgaTGATAAGCCCACCTCCTCCCTCTTCGAGTACTTCCACCCCTAAAAGCCCCATGGGCAAGAGGCAATACAATCTCCCCAAGTGAACAATAATTGTCCAAGTGGATCTCCACCTTAAACTGAATAACCTAGgcaattcgtattaaaatattattattttataaaatttttaaaaataattttatttttaatctcggataataataaaagattagttaaaaatattgaaaatattaaaatatgatgtaaggtggaagaacatgattaggtatttataggaaaaaaatttataactttttatatttttttgtattttgaagtaatttttttttataatttttgtatttttaattacttttttatatttttattagttttttttaatagtgTGACTTCAGACTTGCATCACTGCCCCTGGGGCTGGCCAATCGATTATGGATTGGGTGAGCAATTGGGCTCTCTCAGAGCCCAATGGATTGAAATGGCTGGAGTAGCTTTTTTTAGGGGGGGGATAAATCAACTATCCCCTAGGCGTTCTTCTTATGTTGGAACTGCTCTTAATaaatataatatcgtttgttataaaaaaaaatgaaagtgaGGATGCAAAAAGGGAGGGGAGTGGAAGGGATCTGCCAATGAGGTTAGTATTgtctaaattttaattttatttaagggataatgttagagagaccaaatttttaaactaaattcgTAAAACAATAGTATGTCACCAATAGATAATGCTAATCAACAcgaaaaagaaacaaacatgttaatcgacacttaactaataatccaatcatctacaACTATTTAAGACATTAAaatagttgaaaaaaaaaataaaattcaactaGCAGGACCAACCCATTTTAATCTCTGAAAtcttatgtcaaattttatacTTCTCCAACTAAACTGTCAAAtgctattttattatttaaatagaaCTTTAGATAgttgtaattattaaaaaaaatgttgaaataaaatttttattggTTAAGGTGTTAGTGAAATAAGAGACCCAccattaaaatgaattaaaaataaatttgacattgatgtcaaatttgacaccAAATCACTAAGTCTTCAAATCCAATCAGCAAAATAACACTTCGATTTGAGAAAATTTTGATATCAAATATGCACAGTTACATTTCATCTAGAGTTTTgatattttcttcatctccaatgGTAGGCTAAATGCTAAATTACCCTCCAAATACCCCCCAAAATCCCCCCCCCGTGTGACTGGACTCACTGGCAATTAGGCCAGTCTGGGCCCGGTCACGCTCCAACGCACCCCACGCGGTGCGCTTGCAAACCTTTCCCAATAGGATTGGGCCCCACTGTCAGCCGTTTGTCGGCCACCCAAAAATTCCAACGGTTATAATTTGAATCCAAGGGCTTGGTTTAACggaccgttggttgatccaacggtccagattcaaattttatttttttaaatatgttattttaaaatacattgaatccaacgacaaagatcgaatataatcaaatctaacggtaaaaaaaagatctaacaacccaaatttaaatccaacggctaaattaatttaaaaaaaataatttaactcaaaattcagtgatttttcaatatttatcataatttaattttttttagattaaaatgttcataaaattaatttacgatagtctacatatttatttatttttttaaatttaatttaagaaaaaaaaatcgcttaagttcattatttaataatctcgggctaaaatCTTAGGCTAGAACAATTTGAACAGAAAAACTATTTctaggctaaaagctaaatttttcgGATTAAAATATTTATCTTTTAGCCCGACCATTGAAGATGGTCTTACTGTTTCCtaaattttaagtttatttaagaCATTAAAATAgttcagaaaaataaaattcaggTAAGTCGTCAAATCCGGGGCTACGTGCCAATATGGCGCGTTAATCCACATCCAGCCTCACCGACAGCGGTAGCATCATCATCGACACATTGCTTCGGTCTCACTCACCCTTCACACCTCACcaactctcctctctctctctctctatctttctatctctctctaaCCTCAAGCACCAGAGCTCCACAAGTCCAATCTCCAAAAAGTATGGATTTCACAACCCAGATTCGAGCggcgagaagaagaagaagcaacgGCATTCTCCATGGCATTTTCATGAAGCTCTCTCTGCTTCTCCTACTGTCATTTCTTCCAAATCCCACAAACGCCTCGATCCACATCTACGACAGCCAAACCTTCAGAGAAGTCGGCAATGCTTACCTTCTACCCGGCGGCAGCGAAGGCATCGCCGCCACTCTCTCCGCACGTTCTTACATTCGGTAATGCTTTCGCATTTGCATCTCTTTCAGCTTATTGCTAGATCTGTCATCTGTGTACAATTGCTTCAttcaatttttgggttttttgaattttgaacctTTGGGTTTTTGCAAGATTTtagatttttgaattttgaagtgGGTGATCGATTTGGGGATTTCTATTTTTAATTGGGTAGCCAAGAAAATGTGTTGTATGTAGAAAAGGTAAAAGATTTATTGAATTTCTCTGAATGTGGGATGGACCAGAAGTGGGGAAATTAAGTACAAACATAGTAATATCTCAATGATGAAGGGTTTAGTATAAAATTGAGTTTTAGTTAGAAGCATCCAACTACATTTTCAATGCAAATTAATAGACGATGAATTCGAAGTATGGTGGAACTATGATCCTGTGGAATCCATGAACaggaaggagaaaaaaaaaggatttctTGAAGTTGTTTCGTGAATGGTACAATGTGCAAACTAAATTCACAAATGTTTTCTTGAAGAAGCTCAAGTAGATCttctagttttatttattgtaaGCATCATTTCTAAGTTTCAGAGGGTCCTCACATCTCCATTCACCAagtgcataatcattcttgtaTCTGATTAAGTCTAAGGACACCGCTACATTATATTGTGCAGACAATGTAACTGAATTCATAGTCCATTGCATTTGCATGGTAGGATTTATTTGACAGCAACATAGTCGTGTTGTATGTGCACGTTGCTCCTTCATTCCTGTCTCTCCTCACTAAATAAACATTTCATCATCACTTTTGTTTCTGACATTTCCGAATGGAACAGATTCGAGAATATCACCTTCTGGAGGAGCAAGGATGCTGCTGAGAAGCTTTCAGACATGAAGCATAGTACTGGGTTGATACAAGTTATAATATTTGAGGCAGCTGATCGTAATAATATTGGTGGTTCTGCTTATGGTGGACAAAGAGATATATGTTGCTCTCCTGATCTCGCTAAGATGGAAGGTTGTAAGCAAGGTGAAGTCATTAGGAGACCTTCTGCAACAGATAATAAATGGCCTATTGTTTTAAATGTACGGTTCAGTGGGAACTACCTGCACACAAACATGGGTTATCAAGAGATTTTAATCCCAAAAACTGGGATGTATAACTTGTTCTTTGTAGCATGTGATCCAAAACTGAAGGGAGTAACTATGAGCGGGAAGACTTTGTGGAAAAATCCTGATGGTTACCTACCTGGTCGAATGGCTCCACTAATGAAGTTTTATGTGTTTATGTCACTTGCTTACGTGTTGCTTGGAATAATTTGGTTCACTCAGTATGTGAGGTTTTGGAAGGATATTCTGCAACTTCAGCACTGCATCACAGCTGTTATTGCTCTTGGGTTGTTTGAGATGATTCTTTGGTATTGTGATTATGATAATTTTAATAGTACAGGGATGAGGCCAATTGTTGTTACAACATTGGTTGTGACGGTTGGAGCTGTAAGAAAAACAGTTTCCCGTCTTCTTATCCTCATTGTTTCCATGGGTTATGGTGTGGTGCGGCCCACTCTTGGGGGTCTTACCTCAAAGGTGATTCTCCTTGGAATAACATTTTTTCTGGCCACAGAGTTGCTTAATATTACAGAGTATGTGGGGACAATCAATGATGTATCCGGAAGAGCAAGATTATTTCTAGTTCTTCCTGATGCTTTCTTGGACGCATTTTTGATATTATGGATTTTtacctctctctctaaaacgcTAGAGCAGCTACAGGTATAATAATTTAAATTCCTCTATTTAAGTTACAACGGCAGTGTTGTTTCTTGAGCTCATGCTTTACTTGGCATTTTATTCTCTCCATAACATGGCATTTTTAAATGTTAAACTATATGTTCTTCTCAGGCAAAGAGAAGCTCTGTCAAACTGGATATGTATAGGAAGTTCTCAAATGCATTAGCAGTCGCAGTCATTGCCTCAGTTGCATGGATAGTGTATGAGGTATGGTTTTATTGGCCAGTATACTGTGCAAATTGATATTCATTTAATGGCTCAGTTCATCCTTAATATGGATCTGAATATCTTAAATCTTATATGCTTGGGTACTTTACTACAGCATTTCCCCTATTTTCTGTCTTGCACTCACTCACTCACAAGCACACACAATAAGTGGATGGGGCAAGAAGATATATTTAATCAAAATCACCCAAAGAGTAAATCCTGTCACATTTACCTTTGTAAGAATTACTTGGTTTTACTGAGACTCGTATAAACTTACATTCCTTTTATTTATCTTTACTAGGCCCAGATAAACAATGAGTTACTGCATCCTTGGCTGACTAGAAAATTTTGTTCGAGTGTTTCATATCTTCAACCTGCACAACAAACACTGAGGACTCTGAGTGTGTTTTGTCTAATTGGAAACATACTCTTATCAAGGTTTCAATTGAAGCCAAATTGGAATCCTAGCAATTCACCATATGAAATTAAATAGGATTGCATATGATTATGTACTCACCACTATTCCTTCGTGGCTTCTGATTATGCGCTGAGATCCCCCCTGGTCGTAGAGTAAGAGCCATTggtgttaaaacttaaaagataTAATTCCTTTGGGAAGATCACAACCCTACCTGTGCCGTTTTCAGTTTGATGATCCTACTGTGCAGTTGTAGAATTTCAGCCTTTAATGGTGTAGAATTTGCTATATTGTGTTACAGTCACACTCAGGCTTGATTTTACTATTGATTTTGAATCCCTGGCCGAAGAGTTTTCATATGTTGTCCTGTATTATTTTGGACTGGTGGTGCTTTACATTGCTGCTTATGTGCAGTAACAACACATGTATCCTGCACTGTACTTGTAATATACAGAACCACAGTTTACTGAACAAATAGCATAAGAGATTATGAGGTTACTGTGTTACACTAGAAATCTTGCAGTAGAAAAAGTATCATTGCCTATTGTCTCCTTAACGTAAGGAAGGCATTATGATTAGCAGACTAGTAGATTTTACTCGCAGACAGACTAAATGATACTCATACTGTGTAACGGCTAGATAGTGAGTAACTGAACTAATATTATGCATAGTGCTTGCTCTACAAAGTTGTGTTTCTTTACAGTTAATTACCTTTAGAGTGATCGAAAATTAGGTTGGTTGTGCACTATTAAGGGTTCAGTTACAAGAGAATAGAATAAATACAACTAAAGCTACTTTATTAGAATTTATCGcctttttctgtttcttttttgttttgttttgaacttCGGTTCTTTGTATGCTTGTGTTTatcctttcaaatttttataattttcttgGGTTTGAAGATGTACCTTACATTTGATAAGCTTGTACTTGCAGGTGTACTTTAAAGCAACAGATCCATTCAACGAGAAGTGGCAAAGTGCTTGGGTCATCACTGCTTTCTGGGATATTCTTGCATTTGCATTGCTGTGTGTTATCTGCTATCTTTGGGCTCCATCCCAGAGTTCTCAACGGTGCGTTATAACTTTGTATTCTTTTGTAGTCAatataatgattttttttcttttcttgtttattgAAATTTCTAAATGGAAAAGTCTCGTACGGTGGTTGACTAAAGTGGGCTCAATATTCCCTACTTTCGTATTCAATCAGAATCACCATACTCTGAACGATCAGTACTATTGATAAGTTTTTATGTGGGAAATGCCCTTGAAGGTGTGCAGTTGAGAGATCTAGTCTCTCGAGAAAGTGGTGGAGTGGAAGTGTGGTGCCACAATATTCTTTGGTTTCTAATGCAATTGATGGAATGCTTCCCTCAATTTTGACTTGATGGACTCTATCTGTAACTGATATTGTCACTTGTTAGACATATTCTTTCATGTCATAGAATTCGTAGGATTCCCTTGTTCCCGACTGAGCTTATTTGTACTGCCGAATGTCCATAGGTATGCTTACTCGGATGAAGTGGGAGAAGAATCTGACGATGAAGAATCTCAATCTCTTACGAGGGGCAAGCCAGAGGGTGATATCAGCTTAGTCAAGCAAGAGAACATTGACAACGCCAAAGATTTTGATGAAGATGATACAGAAGAAGACAAGAGGGAATGATCATTCAATGGGAACCTCATTTTTAACCTTTCGCTTCATTCAAGCTCATGGAGGCCGACTTGCACCTCAACTAACTTAAGTAATGTCCCGTTGGCCCCCTCAACTTGGCATGCAAACAGGTGGTGTAAAGTTTTTGCTGCTTTCAACTCGGTCCAACCAAAAGGATCCAGGTTTCTTGCCCTTGTTCTGAAAGCTAATTTCATTTGGTTGTGTATGTAAAAACCGTAGGTTGTCCACAAAGTTTTACAAGAGTAGATGGAAtcatgaaaagaaagaaaaaggttgtGTATTGAAAAGCACGTTAAGCAATTGTAATCTTGAATGGTTATGTGACATGTAtcatgttttgtgtttttgctcTAAAGGATGTATTTCCATATTGTTGAGGTTGCTTCTGATATGATTTCTATCTGGGTCGTTGAATTCTGGGTTTTGATTCATGTCGAACCTGATGGTGAACGAGGCGACGAACGGGACAACGGTGTTTGCGAAGAGGACGAGTATTGTTTGGCGAGGGCATTGGGGGCAAGGTTGAGTTGGGGAGGACGACAGGCCAAAGCGCAGGCTTGATGCGGTTTCCGGGAGGATGGAAAAGAAGACGGAGGTGGTGAAATCAAATAATGTCCTCTTTTGTCTTTTCACGCAATTTAAAATTACAGAAAATTGTAGCATTGTCCTTAAACTAAAAATCCGTGAGCATTAATCCTGAACTTGTTATAATGTGATTTTTCACTAATTTCGTTAGAACTTCTAACCAAAATAAAGGGTTTAAAGGGCCAAAAATGAATGGATGTTCTAACAGAGTTAGCTAAAAGTACTATTGCTCTACATTATTACAAGTTTAGGGACCGACACTCGCGAATTTTTAGTTTAGTGACCAAAGCTCCAATTAGGCTAAAATGAGAGAACATGGTCAACTCGGTGTTTAAATACGAAAACACAATTTTAATTGGTCAAGACATGGACGTTAGACGAGTAATGTATATTTGAAGCTGTTTGTTTTGGCCGGAATCCAAATGAACCAATTTGTAAAGATTACACGTTTACAAACAAAAATGCAAGTTGAAATTTGGCCGGAATACAAATTTCCGGTCATGGAATTCTTCAAGAAGAAGCACTGAAGCTGTTTGTTTTTGCCGGAATCCAAATGAACCAATGTCATACAATTCAATCTCGGGGAGCATCTGATGGTGCAAATCAAGTTGAGTCGAGGCCCGATGTCGAACTGAAGGAATCTATCAAGTCCTTTCACAAAACTTGCTGCCTGATCTACCTAAATACAGAGGTTTCAAAGGAGCTTCTTTTCTTTATCTACCAAGTTGGAGTGTTTAAGCAACATCCATTGTTTTGCATTGGTGTAAACAGTAAGAATGACGAACTGGGAGAAGCAAACGAGCATTATCAAAGCTTCAAAAAGGAAAGGATACCGGGCAGGGGGATGCAGGCTTAGATAAACAACATGAAGAACGACTGAGCACAAGACAGAGACTGTGATCACAAATGATCTCAAGGCGCTTGTGTCCCTAGTGGTCCGTCTTCCATTCGGCACATGGTTTAAAAGGATAAAGAGAGCAGATAGTGCAAGATAGGGTAGAACCAGTTTGTCACGGTGTAGAAGAGGGAACATTGAGAACAAGGCGTAAAGTGTCATCCAGGTAAAAAGAAATGGTTCTTCCATTGCCAAAAGACTTGCTGGCAGGAGAGGTAGTAAAATAGACTTCTCGTGCACTGGAAGTTAAGAACAAGAAGCATTATGCACTGTAGTATCGTGAAATCATGAACAGAAGTTGAGACGATGGGAAAACTTCACTAACCTTGGAATGAGAAGAGATAAAACGAGAAAGCACTATTCAGCAACCCATAAAGGAAACCCGGCTTGCTCGGAGCCCATATCTGCTGAATCATTGAAGGCAGGAAAGTAGAAACAGTTGCACCCAAGCTGATAAGCTTCAGGGACTGTGTCGGAAATAATCTCTTCCATTTTACAAGAACCGAAGTGGTGCACCAAAAGTTAGCTACATAATCCTCAAATATCCCTCTCTCAAAAGGAGCAAGACGAGAGAGAACCTGCACAATTGACCAAAACTAATAAGGAAACAAACACCTGTTGTGTGTTGTAAACAAGAGAAACCAAGCATATCTTGATTCTTtttaccaaatatatatatatatatcttctttACCTTCTAAATACCCGTATGCTATtaaattttctttcttcataagaataagaaataaacacatAAATCAAGTGTCATTAACTTTTAACTAATATTTATTATGTCTAACATCTTCAATGATTCTCTAAGTTGACCTTGTtgttagttttaaattaaacccACACAACAGTGCCATCAATAATTTGACATCTACATTGGGGCAACTTAAAAACAAGTAAAGTGTTTCAATGCCTGCGACTTATGATCCACATAACTGTGTAAAATCCAGCACCATATACAAGTGAGTCACGAGTTTCAATGCTTGAGACATATGACCCACATAACCGCATTCTTTTAGTTGGCTAAAAACATTCTGAAGCAAAATGTGAACCAGTGTATATATTTGTAGTTTGGGCATGAGCTAAAGCGCACAGCATAACTTTGTCATGGTTTACTAGACCTCGGAAGTAGAACCACAGAGAAGATTGAGTTTAAGTTATAgatttttattaaaagaaaCAAACTGAAGCTGAAAATTCACAAACTGACAAAATTAACTAGTGCTTACCCCAAAAAAGGCTTCCGTTGAATGAACATACGGCCACCATACAACAACAAACGTTCCCAGGACCACAAGGCCAAGTTTTAACACTTCTAGAACAGGATACCGGCGCCTTAGGCATTTACCCAGGAGATGACTGAAAAATGCAGGAGCAAAATACGCACTCATCTGCAGAAAAACATATTACGTTCAGCAAATGGGTATTATTCTCTGCTGTAGAATCAATTTTGGTAAATAAGTGGGTTCCACTCATATTTATTCTAATGAGACTGAGTGAGTTTCCAAAATGGACAATTCATTTgttattccaaaatattctgaACTTGAATCATGAaataatttcaatatttttatgGTATACAAGGTTGTGGTGGGGGTCCTAGGGGAGCTCTACTGATAGCGTCCTCTATGATAAGAATTGGGCTCTCACCATCCACCCTCCTCAGGCTTAGGTTTCCATTTAAAACAAAGAATGAGAAATCAATGTCGTGATTTGTGAAAACTGTGGGCAAAGTTCCAAATCATCTATTAAGAACAAGATGATTATGACAAAAAAGTAACTACCAGTGGTCCAGTGGATCACGTCATCGTGTGATTCATGGTAACCACCGTAGCCACTCTTTCATTAGATCAAGTCACCTACCACCCGTATTTTGATTAGTGAAAAAAGACAGTGCATTAATTCTCACATTAATATGCAAGAGCCAGCCACTTATGTGTTCACTTTCAGAAATCTATTTTCCAATATTATATGCTAACTTTCTCCAATTACGTTTGAGGCAAAATTTAAAATGTCGCTTGACAATTTCGATACAACAATTTAGTTTTCATGCCACATTTAAGGGAGGAAATACAAATGTCACTAAGAATAAAgaatgaaacttaaacaaccaTGAGGCACCTTTAAAACCGAATCACAAGATACCTGTTTGTGGTTTAGAGCAAGACTGTATAGGACACAGGCTACAAGATCTTTATCCGAAAGAACAGAGGCAATAGCTCCCACAGTCAGACCCAAGCTGATGCAATTATACtgaacaaaaaccaaaaacaaaaagattgtAAATCTAAACAGTTCCGAGTAAGAACCACAAATATTGCATGGACGCCAACAA
Above is a window of Malus sylvestris chromosome 15, drMalSylv7.2, whole genome shotgun sequence DNA encoding:
- the LOC126603358 gene encoding uncharacterized protein LOC126603358, which produces MDFTTQIRAARRRRSNGILHGIFMKLSLLLLLSFLPNPTNASIHIYDSQTFREVGNAYLLPGGSEGIAATLSARSYIRFENITFWRSKDAAEKLSDMKHSTGLIQVIIFEAADRNNIGGSAYGGQRDICCSPDLAKMEGCKQGEVIRRPSATDNKWPIVLNVRFSGNYLHTNMGYQEILIPKTGMYNLFFVACDPKLKGVTMSGKTLWKNPDGYLPGRMAPLMKFYVFMSLAYVLLGIIWFTQYVRFWKDILQLQHCITAVIALGLFEMILWYCDYDNFNSTGMRPIVVTTLVVTVGAVRKTVSRLLILIVSMGYGVVRPTLGGLTSKVILLGITFFLATELLNITEYVGTINDVSGRARLFLVLPDAFLDAFLILWIFTSLSKTLEQLQAKRSSVKLDMYRKFSNALAVAVIASVAWIVYEVYFKATDPFNEKWQSAWVITAFWDILAFALLCVICYLWAPSQSSQRYAYSDEVGEESDDEESQSLTRGKPEGDISLVKQENIDNAKDFDEDDTEEDKRE
- the LOC126603360 gene encoding probable dolichyl pyrophosphate Man9GlcNAc2 alpha-1,3-glucosyltransferase: MDKTSKKKGNFRKGKDEKLIVESDGWWWLIHRGITASFLSIALFSLLVRAAVSLHPYSGAGNPPKFGDFEAQRHWMEITINLPINQWYRNSTVNDLGYWGLDYPPLTAYQSYVHGLFLRHFSPESVALFASRGHESYLGKLLMRWTVLSSDALVFFPAVLYFVLVYYAGQNPSRRRSDIAWHITIILLNPCLILIDHGHFQYNCISLGLTVGAIASVLSDKDLVACVLYSLALNHKQMSAYFAPAFFSHLLGKCLRRRYPVLEVLKLGLVVLGTFVVVWWPYVHSTEAFFGVLSRLAPFERGIFEDYVANFWCTTSVLVKWKRLFPTQSLKLISLGATVSTFLPSMIQQIWAPSKPGFLYGLLNSAFSFYLFSFQVHEKSILLPLLPASLLAMEEPFLFTWMTLYALFSMFPLLHRDKLVLPYLALSALFILLNHVPNGRRTTRDTSALRSFVITVSVLCSVVLHVVYLSLHPPARYPFLFEALIMLVCFSQFVILTVYTNAKQWMLLKHSNLVDKEKKLL